GGTTTTTTGTCTGTTTAGGTTTTACTTCATGAAAACATTGTTTGTTTTCCATTATTTGAACTGATTTTCCAATTACCTTTTTTTTAGACTGAGAGATCATTTCAAAGACAGCCAACAGTCTTCTTGAACAAGAAGTCTTCTTTGTTGTCCGCTAAGGGCAAGAAGAATCTACGTTACACCAGAAATGTTGGTCTGGGATTCAAGACACCTAGAGATGTAAGTATCATTTAGATGCAGTACTTCAGTTTGTTATTTCAGATTtacagtaatatttttttatccctACAAAGCAAAATGTGCTATTTATAATCCAGTATCATAAGAAGTTTGAAGCGAAGAGTCAGAACACAATATCCTCATACGGTATGTACGGGTTCACCTCGGGCGGCAGTTGGCTGCTTTCCAACTTGAGCAGTTTTCAAATTCAGTGTTAACAAAACCTTTTCGTATTTATGGGCATAATTATCACGGAAAAGTTTCATAACCATCTGGATCCTTTAAGTCTCTCTGGACTTATTTCCCTTTAATTAATATAGTGAAAACTGACAGTGTCCACTCTTTATCTTGAGGACTTATACAGTGTTCAGCAGAAGAATGAACTTATTTTTCCTgaatatgtttgttattgtttcagTGCTGTTGTCATGTTCagaacaatatttttatacaaatttcagGCTACTGAAGGTACATACATTGATAGGAAATGTCCATTCACTGGCAATGTGAGCATCCGAGGCCGCATTTTGTCAGGTGTTGTTACTAAGATGAAGATGCAGAGGACCATTGTTATACGTAGAGATTATCTACACTTCGTGAAAAAATACCAGAGGTTTGAGAAGAGACATAAAAACATGTCTGTTCATCTCAGTCCATGTTTCAGGTATGTCCAATCTTttagtatttatatattttcttgtttaatttcGTAAATGTAAATTATTCTGTTATTGACAAATAATGAACTAATGGCAAgcacattttgaaagaaaatcattttacaaagaaGTATTGGTGTTGGTATGGGTTGTTGTCATGAGACACCTTGTTtctgtatttataattttaacatatccaaaacattgcggaatgatacttaattcacttgggtattgattacattttactcagactttatcatagactccttgtgtaaaatctcaaacttttaactaaaaagtattaaatcaatataatatttcaatgaaacttcaaagttttgttagctcacctgtcacaaagtgacaaggtgagcttttgtgatcgcgcggtgtccgtgcgtgtgtccgtaaacgtttgcttgtgaccactctagaggtcacatttttcatgggatctttatgaaagttggtcagaatgttcatcttgatgatatctaggtc
This Mercenaria mercenaria strain notata chromosome 17, MADL_Memer_1, whole genome shotgun sequence DNA region includes the following protein-coding sequences:
- the LOC123536452 gene encoding 40S ribosomal protein S11-like, which encodes MAEQTERSFQRQPTVFLNKKSSLLSAKGKKNLRYTRNVGLGFKTPRDATEGTYIDRKCPFTGNVSIRGRILSGVVTKMKMQRTIVIRRDYLHFVKKYQRFEKRHKNMSVHLSPCFRDVLLGDVVTVGECRPLSKTVRFNVLKVSKAAGSKKGFKKF